A genomic region of Mus musculus strain C57BL/6J chromosome 7, GRCm38.p6 C57BL/6J contains the following coding sequences:
- the Siglecf gene encoding sialic acid-binding Ig-like lectin 5 isoform 2 precursor (isoform 2 precursor is encoded by transcript variant 2): MRWAWLLPLLWAGCLATDGYSLSVTGSVTVQEGLCVFVACQVQYPNSKGPVFGYWFREGANIFSGSPVATNDPQRSVLKEAQGRFYLMGKENSHNCSLDIRDAQKIDTGTYFFRLDGSVKYSFQKSMLSVLVIALTEVPNIQVTSTLVSGNSTKLLCSVPWACEQGTPPIFSWMSSALTSLGHRTTLSSELNLTPRPQDNGTNLTCQVNLPGTGVTVERTQQLSVIYAPQKMTIRVSWGDDTGTKVLQSGASLQIQEGESLSLVCMADSNPPAVLSWERPTQKPFQLSTPAELQLPRAELEDQGKYICQAQNSQGAQTASVSLSIRSLLQLLGPSCSFEGQGLHCSCSSRAWPAPSLRWRLGEGVLEGNSSNGSFTVKSSSAGQWANSSLILSMEFSSNHRLSCEAWSDNRVQRATILLVSGPKVSQVKVLRKKSALKVAATKGNHLAKNPASTINSASITSSNIALGYPIQGHLNEPGSQTQKEQPPLATVPDTQKDEPELHYASLSFQGPMPPKPQNTEAMKSVYTEIKIHKC; encoded by the exons ATGCGGTGGGCATGGCTGCTGCCCCTGCTGTGGGCAG GGTGCCTGGCTACGGACGGTTATTCGCTCTCAGTGACTGGTTCAGTGACAGTGCAGGAGGGCCTGTGCGTCTTTGTAGCCTGCCAAGTCCAGTACCCCAATTCCAAAGGTCCTGTCTTTGGCTACTGGTTCCGGGAGGGGGCCAATATATTCAGCGGCTCTCCAGTGGCTACAAATGACCCACAGCGATCAGTACTGAAGGAAGCTCAAGGTCGATTCTATCTCATGGGGAAGGAAAATAGTCATAATTGCTCCCTGGACATCAGAGATGCACAGAAAATCGACACAGGGACGTACTTCTTCAGATTGGATGGTTCTGTGAAATACAGTTTTCAGAAGTCAATGCTCTCTGTGCTTGTGATAG CTCTGACTGAGGTCCCTAACATCCAAGTCACATCTACCCTGGTGTCTGGCAATTCTACCAAACTGCTCTGTTCTGTGCCCTGGGCCTGTGAGCAGGGGACACCCCCCATCTTTTCCTGGATGTCATCTGCCCTCACTTCCCTGGGCCACAGGACCACCCTCTCCTCAGAGCTGAACCTCACACCCAGGCCTCAGGACAATGGCACCAACCTCACCTGCCAGGTGAACTTACCTGGCACTGGTGTTACTGTGGAGAGGACTCAACAGCTCAGTGTCATCT ATGCTCCACAGAAGATGACCATCAGGGTGTCCTGGGGAGATGACACAG GAACTAAAGTCCTGCAGAGTGGAGCATCTCTGCAGATCCAAGAGGGTGAGTCCCTGAGCCTGGTCTGTATGGCTGACAGCAATCCCCCTGCCGTGCTGAGTTGGGAGCGCCCGACCCAAAAGCCCTTCCAGCTCTCTACCCCCGCGGAACTGCAACTGCCACGGGCGGAGTTGGAGGACCAGGGAAAATACATCTGCCAAGCTCAGAACAGTCAGGGTGCTCAGACAGCCTCTGTGAGCCTCAGCATAAGGA GCCTTCTACAGCTGCTGGGACCCTCCTGCTCCTTCGAGGGTCAAGGTCTGCACtgcagctgctcctccagagccTGGCCTGCCCCCTCCCTGCGCTGgcggctgggggagggggtgctggaGGGGAACAGCAGCAATGGCTCCTTCACGGTTAAGTCCAGCTCCGCAGGACAGTGGGCCAACAGCTCCCTGATCCTCAGCATGGAATTCAGCTCTAACCACAGACTCAGCTGTGAAGCTTGGAGTGACAATAGAGTTCAGAGAGCCACTATCTTGCTGGTGTCAGGCCCAAAGGTCTCACAGG TGAAGGTCCTCAGGAAGAAATCAGCCCTGAAAGTAGCAGCTACGAAAGGCAACCATCTTGCCAAGAACCCTGCCTCCACCATAAATAGTGCAAGCATAACTTCATCCAACATTGCGTTGGGATACCCAATCCAG GGTCATCTGAATGAACCAGGgtcacagacccagaaagaacaGCCACCCCTTGCCACAGTCCCAGACACCCAAAAGGATGAGCCTGAACTCCACTATGCCTCCCTCTCCTTCCAAGGCCCGATGCCCCCGAAGCCTCAGAACACGGAGGCTATGAAATCTGTATACACAGAGATCAAGATCCACAAGTGCTGA
- the Siglecf gene encoding sialic acid-binding Ig-like lectin 5 isoform X1: MRWAWLLPLLWAGCLATDGYSLSVTGSVTVQEGLCVFVACQVQYPNSKGPVFGYWFREGANIFSGSPVATNDPQRSVLKEAQGRFYLMGKENSHNCSLDIRDAQKIDTGTYFFRLDGSVKYSFQKSMLSVLVIALTEVPNIQVTSTLVSGNSTKLLCSVPWACEQGTPPIFSWMSSALTSLGHRTTLSSELNLTPRPQDNGTNLTCQVNLPGTGVTVERTQQLSVIYAPQKMTIRVSWGDDTGTKVLQSGASLQIQEGESLSLVCMADSNPPAVLSWERPTQKPFQLSTPAELQLPRAELEDQGKYICQAQNSQGAQTASVSLSIRSLLQLLGPSCSFEGQGLHCSCSSRAWPAPSLRWRLGEGVLEGNSSNGSFTVKSSSAGQWANSSLILSMEFSSNHRLSCEAWSDNRVQRATILLVSGPKVSQGKSETSRGTVLGAIWGAGLMALLAVCLCLIFFTVKVLRKKSALKVAATKGNHLAKNPASTINSASITSSNIALGYPIQGHLNEPGSQTQKEQPPLATVPDTQKDEPELHYASLSFQGPMPPKPQNTEAMKSVYTEIKIHKC, from the exons ATGCGGTGGGCATGGCTGCTGCCCCTGCTGTGGGCAG GGTGCCTGGCTACGGACGGTTATTCGCTCTCAGTGACTGGTTCAGTGACAGTGCAGGAGGGCCTGTGCGTCTTTGTAGCCTGCCAAGTCCAGTACCCCAATTCCAAAGGTCCTGTCTTTGGCTACTGGTTCCGGGAGGGGGCCAATATATTCAGCGGCTCTCCAGTGGCTACAAATGACCCACAGCGATCAGTACTGAAGGAAGCTCAAGGTCGATTCTATCTCATGGGGAAGGAAAATAGTCATAATTGCTCCCTGGACATCAGAGATGCACAGAAAATCGACACAGGGACGTACTTCTTCAGATTGGATGGTTCTGTGAAATACAGTTTTCAGAAGTCAATGCTCTCTGTGCTTGTGATAG CTCTGACTGAGGTCCCTAACATCCAAGTCACATCTACCCTGGTGTCTGGCAATTCTACCAAACTGCTCTGTTCTGTGCCCTGGGCCTGTGAGCAGGGGACACCCCCCATCTTTTCCTGGATGTCATCTGCCCTCACTTCCCTGGGCCACAGGACCACCCTCTCCTCAGAGCTGAACCTCACACCCAGGCCTCAGGACAATGGCACCAACCTCACCTGCCAGGTGAACTTACCTGGCACTGGTGTTACTGTGGAGAGGACTCAACAGCTCAGTGTCATCT ATGCTCCACAGAAGATGACCATCAGGGTGTCCTGGGGAGATGACACAG GAACTAAAGTCCTGCAGAGTGGAGCATCTCTGCAGATCCAAGAGGGTGAGTCCCTGAGCCTGGTCTGTATGGCTGACAGCAATCCCCCTGCCGTGCTGAGTTGGGAGCGCCCGACCCAAAAGCCCTTCCAGCTCTCTACCCCCGCGGAACTGCAACTGCCACGGGCGGAGTTGGAGGACCAGGGAAAATACATCTGCCAAGCTCAGAACAGTCAGGGTGCTCAGACAGCCTCTGTGAGCCTCAGCATAAGGA GCCTTCTACAGCTGCTGGGACCCTCCTGCTCCTTCGAGGGTCAAGGTCTGCACtgcagctgctcctccagagccTGGCCTGCCCCCTCCCTGCGCTGgcggctgggggagggggtgctggaGGGGAACAGCAGCAATGGCTCCTTCACGGTTAAGTCCAGCTCCGCAGGACAGTGGGCCAACAGCTCCCTGATCCTCAGCATGGAATTCAGCTCTAACCACAGACTCAGCTGTGAAGCTTGGAGTGACAATAGAGTTCAGAGAGCCACTATCTTGCTGGTGTCAGGCCCAAAGGTCTCACAGG GCAAATCAGAAACCAGTAGAGGAACGGTCCTGGGGGCCATCTGGGGAGCTGGTCTTATGGCCTTGCttgctgtctgcctctgcctcatcttTTTCAC AGTGAAGGTCCTCAGGAAGAAATCAGCCCTGAAAGTAGCAGCTACGAAAGGCAACCATCTTGCCAAGAACCCTGCCTCCACCATAAATAGTGCAAGCATAACTTCATCCAACATTGCGTTGGGATACCCAATCCAG GGTCATCTGAATGAACCAGGgtcacagacccagaaagaacaGCCACCCCTTGCCACAGTCCCAGACACCCAAAAGGATGAGCCTGAACTCCACTATGCCTCCCTCTCCTTCCAAGGCCCGATGCCCCCGAAGCCTCAGAACACGGAGGCTATGAAATCTGTATACACAGAGATCAAGATCCACAAGTGCTGA
- the Siglecf gene encoding sialic acid-binding Ig-like lectin 5 isoform 1 precursor (isoform 1 precursor is encoded by transcript variant 1), producing MRWAWLLPLLWAGCLATDGYSLSVTGSVTVQEGLCVFVACQVQYPNSKGPVFGYWFREGANIFSGSPVATNDPQRSVLKEAQGRFYLMGKENSHNCSLDIRDAQKIDTGTYFFRLDGSVKYSFQKSMLSVLVIALTEVPNIQVTSTLVSGNSTKLLCSVPWACEQGTPPIFSWMSSALTSLGHRTTLSSELNLTPRPQDNGTNLTCQVNLPGTGVTVERTQQLSVIYAPQKMTIRVSWGDDTGTKVLQSGASLQIQEGESLSLVCMADSNPPAVLSWERPTQKPFQLSTPAELQLPRAELEDQGKYICQAQNSQGAQTASVSLSIRSLLQLLGPSCSFEGQGLHCSCSSRAWPAPSLRWRLGEGVLEGNSSNGSFTVKSSSAGQWANSSLILSMEFSSNHRLSCEAWSDNRVQRATILLVSGPKVSQAGKSETSRGTVLGAIWGAGLMALLAVCLCLIFFTVKVLRKKSALKVAATKGNHLAKNPASTINSASITSSNIALGYPIQGHLNEPGSQTQKEQPPLATVPDTQKDEPELHYASLSFQGPMPPKPQNTEAMKSVYTEIKIHKC from the exons ATGCGGTGGGCATGGCTGCTGCCCCTGCTGTGGGCAG GGTGCCTGGCTACGGACGGTTATTCGCTCTCAGTGACTGGTTCAGTGACAGTGCAGGAGGGCCTGTGCGTCTTTGTAGCCTGCCAAGTCCAGTACCCCAATTCCAAAGGTCCTGTCTTTGGCTACTGGTTCCGGGAGGGGGCCAATATATTCAGCGGCTCTCCAGTGGCTACAAATGACCCACAGCGATCAGTACTGAAGGAAGCTCAAGGTCGATTCTATCTCATGGGGAAGGAAAATAGTCATAATTGCTCCCTGGACATCAGAGATGCACAGAAAATCGACACAGGGACGTACTTCTTCAGATTGGATGGTTCTGTGAAATACAGTTTTCAGAAGTCAATGCTCTCTGTGCTTGTGATAG CTCTGACTGAGGTCCCTAACATCCAAGTCACATCTACCCTGGTGTCTGGCAATTCTACCAAACTGCTCTGTTCTGTGCCCTGGGCCTGTGAGCAGGGGACACCCCCCATCTTTTCCTGGATGTCATCTGCCCTCACTTCCCTGGGCCACAGGACCACCCTCTCCTCAGAGCTGAACCTCACACCCAGGCCTCAGGACAATGGCACCAACCTCACCTGCCAGGTGAACTTACCTGGCACTGGTGTTACTGTGGAGAGGACTCAACAGCTCAGTGTCATCT ATGCTCCACAGAAGATGACCATCAGGGTGTCCTGGGGAGATGACACAG GAACTAAAGTCCTGCAGAGTGGAGCATCTCTGCAGATCCAAGAGGGTGAGTCCCTGAGCCTGGTCTGTATGGCTGACAGCAATCCCCCTGCCGTGCTGAGTTGGGAGCGCCCGACCCAAAAGCCCTTCCAGCTCTCTACCCCCGCGGAACTGCAACTGCCACGGGCGGAGTTGGAGGACCAGGGAAAATACATCTGCCAAGCTCAGAACAGTCAGGGTGCTCAGACAGCCTCTGTGAGCCTCAGCATAAGGA GCCTTCTACAGCTGCTGGGACCCTCCTGCTCCTTCGAGGGTCAAGGTCTGCACtgcagctgctcctccagagccTGGCCTGCCCCCTCCCTGCGCTGgcggctgggggagggggtgctggaGGGGAACAGCAGCAATGGCTCCTTCACGGTTAAGTCCAGCTCCGCAGGACAGTGGGCCAACAGCTCCCTGATCCTCAGCATGGAATTCAGCTCTAACCACAGACTCAGCTGTGAAGCTTGGAGTGACAATAGAGTTCAGAGAGCCACTATCTTGCTGGTGTCAGGCCCAAAGGTCTCACAGG CAGGCAAATCAGAAACCAGTAGAGGAACGGTCCTGGGGGCCATCTGGGGAGCTGGTCTTATGGCCTTGCttgctgtctgcctctgcctcatcttTTTCAC AGTGAAGGTCCTCAGGAAGAAATCAGCCCTGAAAGTAGCAGCTACGAAAGGCAACCATCTTGCCAAGAACCCTGCCTCCACCATAAATAGTGCAAGCATAACTTCATCCAACATTGCGTTGGGATACCCAATCCAG GGTCATCTGAATGAACCAGGgtcacagacccagaaagaacaGCCACCCCTTGCCACAGTCCCAGACACCCAAAAGGATGAGCCTGAACTCCACTATGCCTCCCTCTCCTTCCAAGGCCCGATGCCCCCGAAGCCTCAGAACACGGAGGCTATGAAATCTGTATACACAGAGATCAAGATCCACAAGTGCTGA